One part of the Odontesthes bonariensis isolate fOdoBon6 chromosome 13, fOdoBon6.hap1, whole genome shotgun sequence genome encodes these proteins:
- the maea gene encoding E3 ubiquitin-protein transferase MAEA, whose amino-acid sequence MAVQETASQLSMALKVQEYPTLKVPYETLNKRFRAAQKNIDRETSHVTMVVAELEKTLSSFPVVDSVVSLLDGVVEKLSALKRKAAESIQAEDESAKLCKRRIEHLKEHSSDQPASVNLWKKKRMDRMMVEHLLRCGYYNTAVKLARQSGIEELVNIEMFLTAKEVEESLERQETTTCLAWCHDNKSRLRKMKSCLEFSLRIQEFIELIRQNKRMDAVRHARKHFSQAEGGQLDEVRQVMGMLAFPSDTHISPYKDLLDPNRWKMLIQQFRYDNYRLHQLGNNSVFTITLQAGLSAIKTPQCYKEDGTSKNPDCPVCSKSLNKLAQPLPMAHCANSRLVCKISGEVMNENNPPMMLPNGYVYGYNSLLSIRQDDKVVCPRTKEVFDFSQAEKVYIM is encoded by the exons ATGGCGGTGCAGGAGACAGCATCTCAACTGTCCATGGCTCTCAAAGTCCAAGAATATCCCACCCTCAAG GTGCCATATGAGACACTGAACAAGCGTTTCAGAGCAGCTCAGAAGAATATCGACCGGGAGACGAGTCACGTCACCATGGTGGTTGCAGAGCTGGAGAAGACGCTGAGCAGCTTCCCAGTGGTCGACTCTGTGGTGTCACTGCTGGACGGAGTGGTGGAGAAACTCAGCGCCCTGAAGAGAAAG GCTGCAGAGTCAATTCAAGCAGAAGATGAGAGCGCCAAGCTGTGTAAGCGGCGCATCGAGCACCTAAAGGAGCACAGCAGCGACCAGCCAGCTTCAGTCAACCTATGGAAGAAGAAACGCATGGACCGCATGATGGTGGAGCATCTGCTGCGCTGTGGCTACTACAACACAGCGGTCAAACTGGCCAGACAGAGCGGTATAGAG GAACTTGTGAACATTGAGATGTTTCTCACAGCAAAGGAGGTGGAGGAGTCTCTGGAGAGACAGGAGACAACCACTTGCTTGGCTTGGTGCCATGACAACAAGTCTCGCCTCCGCAAGATGAAG AGTTGTCTTGAGTTCAGTCTGAGAATCCAGGAGTTCATAGAGCTCATCAGACAAAACAAGCGCATGGATGCAGTCCG ACATGCAAGGAAGCACTTCAGCCAAGCAGAAGGAGGACAGTTGGATGAGGTCCGGCAGGTGATGGGCATGCTGGCCTTCCCATCAGATACACACATCTCCCCATATAAG GATCTTTTGGATCCAAACCGTTGGAAGATGCTGATCCAGCAGTTTCGATATGACAACTACAGACTGCACCAGCTGGGAAACAACTCCGTCTTCACCATCACCCTACAGGCTGGCCTATCTGCCATCAAGACACC TCAATGCTACAAGGAGGATGGAACCTCCAAAAACCCAGACTGCCCAGTGTGCAGTAAATCTCTTAACAAATTGGCCCAGCCACTACCTATGGCCCACTGTGCCAATTCCAGACTAGTCTGTAAGATCTCTGGGGAGGTCATGAATGAAAACAACCCTCCCATGATGCTGCCTAATGGATATGTCTACGGCTATAAT TCTCTTCTGTCCATTCGCCAAGACGACAAAGTGGTGTGTCCCAGAACCAAAGAAGTTTTCGACTTCTCTCAGGCGGAGAAGGTCTACATCATGTGA
- the LOC142397969 gene encoding heterogeneous nuclear ribonucleoprotein A0-like: MSDQLCKLFVGGLNVDTDDDGLRKHFEQYGTLTDCVVVVNKQLQRSRCFGFVTYSSPEEADAAMAARPHTVDGNAVEVKRAVAREDANKPEALAKVKKIFVGGLKDDIEEEHLSDYFSQYGQVEKAEVISEKETGKKRGFGFVYFTDHDAADKAVVVKFHTVNGHKVEVKKALTKQEMQAANRTGMAPRGRPGRGMRGNQNGYGSRDYGGNYGSYGNGGGYNCGGYGGYGGPYGGGYGDQGSGYGGGNGYSDFGSGYGQHSSGYGPMKGPFGGQRSAAPYTRGGGGGGGGYPRGGYGGGGGGGGY, from the coding sequence atgagTGACCAGCTCTGCAAACTTTTCGTCGGTGGACTGAACGTGGACACCGACGACGATGGCCTGCGCAAACATTTTGAGCAATACGGCACCCTCACCGACTGTGTCGTTGTCGTCAACAAGCAGCTTCAGCGGTCTCGCTGTTTCGGCTTTGTGACCTACTCCTCACCGGAGGAGGCCGACGCAGCCATGGCGGCTAGGCCGCACACCGTCGACGGCAATGCGGTCGAGGTGAAGCGCGCGGTGGCGAGGGAGGATGCCAACAAGCCCGAGGCTCTTGCTAAAGTGAAGAAGATCTTTGTTGGCGGTTTAAAAGACGACATCGAAGAGGAACATCTTTCCGACTACTTTTCGCAGTATGGCCAAGTCGAGAAGGCCGAAGTCATCTCAGAAAAGGAGACTGGAAAGAAAAGGGGGTTCGGCTTTGTGTACTTCACCGATCACGACGCGGCCGACAAAGCGGTCGTGGTGAAGTTTCACACCGTCAACGGACACAAAGTTGAGGTGAAAAAAGCCCTGACCAAGCAAGAGATGCAGGCAGCCAACAGAACCGGAATGGCGCCGAGGGGCAGACCAGGCAGAGGCATGAGGGGAAATCAAAATGGCTACGGCAGCAGGGATTATGGCGGAAACTACGGAAGCTACGGAAATGGCGGAGGCTACAACTGTGGTGGCTACGGAGGATATGGCGGGCCCTATGGGGGTGGCTATGGCGACCAGGGCAGTGGTTACGGTGGTGGTAATGGCTACAGTGACTTTGGCAGCGGCTATGGTCAGCATTCTTCAGGTTATGGTCCCATGAAAGGGCCTTTCGGCGGCCAGAGGAGCGCTGCTCCCTACACCAGGGGCggcggtggtggcggtggcGGCTACCCCAGGGGGGGCTACGGGggtggcggcggcggcggcggctacTAA